DNA from Bacteroidota bacterium:
CAGACGGACACGATGGTGTCGTCCGACAAGGTATAATAAAGAACGATGAGACGCTAGAAATCCTTGCCAACATGGCCGTTGTGCAGGCTGATGCCGGCGCTGATATCATCGCACCATCCGACATGATGGACGGCCGCGTTGCCGCCATACGGGAAGCGCTCGATGATGCAGACCATAGCGATATTGCCATCCTCGCCTACACCGCCAAATATGCGTCGGCTTTTTATGGTCCGTTTCGCGAAGCATTAGACTCGGCGCCAAAGTCTGCCGGCGATGTGCCGGCGCACAAAAAGACGTACCAGATGGACCCGGCCAACAGCCGTGAAGCAGTTCGTGAAGCCTTGCTCGACCTTGAAGAAGGCGCGGACATGGTGATGGTCAAGCCGGCGCTGAACTACCTCGACGTCATTTACCAGCTCCGCGAAGTCGCTGATGTACCCGTAGCGGCCTACCATGTGAGTGGCGAATACGCGATGATCAAAGCAGCGGCACAAGCGGGATGGCTGGATGAAAAAGAAGCCATCCTGGAATCTACAACGGCCATCCGGCGTGCCGGCGCGGATGTCATCCTGACCTACTTCGCCAAAGACCTCGCCCAGTGGCTATAACCTGAATTCCCCCTATTACACAAATTCCCTATCGATTATGAAGCACCTTGATTACAGCCACATGGCTGGCGGACTGGTTCGTATGATGGACCGTTTTAAAGAGGAAGGCACCCTCACCGGTGATGCAGCTGAAGATGCGTACGTTAGCGCTGATCCCAATGCAGCCCTGCTTGGCCTGTTGTACGACCAGCGCGTGCGGGCGGAGTACGCCTTCATGGGTCCCAAGCGGCTGCACGACAAACTTGGCCACCTCGATATGGCAAAAATTGCAGCGCACAACGACGAAAAATTTCGAGCCTTATTTGCTGAGCAGCCGGCCGTCCACCGCTTCACGAACAAAATGGCAGACACCACACAGGCCGTAGCCAAGATTATCGCGGAAGAGTACAACGGCGATGCCTCAGGCATCTGGTCGGACGGTGCTGACTTCGATACCATCAAAAAGCGCATCAAAGCTCTGCCAGGATTTGGGGCGCAGAAGGCAGAGAAAATGCGGTACGTCCTGCACTATTTCGGCTTCCGGGATATGGCGGAGTAGCATGCCTGTGGGTGCTCGCATCACCCCTGTCGGCGACTATTTCACATACATCAACCTGACGATTTTGGTGAACTCGTTGCCGGCGGTCATGCGCGCAAAATACACGCCGGCGCTCAGGTTGTCCGGGGTCCATTTGTACGCATGGTGGCCGGCGCCCATGTGGGTATCTACAAGGGTATCTACTTCCCGGCCCATCACATTATAAATTTTGATGACCACCTGCGACGGATTGCGTAATCCAAATTTCAGGGTTGTGGATTGATTAAAGGGATTGGGATAATTTGCATATAAATTGTGTTGATCAGGTATGTCTATCGTCGATGTCTCTATGTCCGTATCAACAGGCTCAATGAGTGGGTGCAGATAGCGTTGAATGACGGCCAGTGCCCGGGTATCCTGCATAGCCACATAGACCGAATCCCCGTGTAACCCCACATATTCGACTACAGCTGCAGCCGGCAGCACGTCGATCTCGGAATACTGCTCCAGGTCATACGCATAAACAGAGGGCCCCGAGGCCATAAACAAGACGGAACTCAGGGTATCAAAGGCGGCGTGACTGAATCCCCTGCTTGCAAGCTTGTTTATAAATTGCAGATCCTCCGGCTCGTTTGGTGATGACGTTAAAACGAGCCCCCTGCTTGTAACCAGCTTATCCCCTTTTGGACTGATAAAGGATCTACCGCCTAACTCGATATTCTGGTCGTATAGCATACCCCAGCGACTCGTTATTTCACCATTCGTGAGCCCTAATTGAAGGATTTCGCCGTCAAATGGCGTATATCTATCTGTGGCATAAATCCTGTTTTCGTCCGGATGTAGATCGAGATATTTATCTTCTCCTATGTCAATCTCGTCAATGAACGTCCCATTCGTCACATCAAACCGTCTGGTAGATTCGTTAGACTGATCATCGCTAGCAGAAACATACAGATACCCTTCAGACGATACCACAAGATCAAAAGGATCCATGTCGATAGCATACTGATTGGTTTTCACCTGGCGGTCGAGATCAAATTCAGCGATGATGCCCGTGCGCGTCTCGCCGTTGGTCAGGGATGCTGAACGCCTATGTGTCAGGAGCAAGGCATACAATTTTGTCCCATCCAGAGTTTGAAAAAGAGCATCGGGGAAAAACTCAAAAACAAACTCTTTTTCAATCAGCCCAGTACCCAAATGGGTGAAATAGATTTTCTTTTCAGAACCAGCACTGATATAGCCATACGGGCGGACCGGGTCGAACACGATATCCGTAAATTCTAAAGGATATTGAAAAGGTTTGTGTTCAGTAACTTCTGCCGCTCCGGCATCCTCTCCAAATGTGATGTTGAGCGTACGCGTTGCTGTTGTGGTAAAACCGTATGCATCACGAACCTCTAGCGTAATATCGTACGCACCTTCCAGTGAGAAAAAGTTTGTGGCTACTTTTTCTGTCGTATAATCCGTGTCGATTAGGCCATCACTGTTCCAATCCCAGCGGACCAGGAGTTCTGCCGCTGGCGTTTCTGCATCTATGCTCGTTGAAGCATCAAACGTAAACGTCGTTGTTGTTAACCCACTTTCAGGACTGACACTAAATGCTGCTGTTGGAGATGTGCTATTTTCTGCGCCCAGCATCGGATTTAGATACCTGAACACTTCAGTCATTCCTGTAAACGTGTCTCTGACCACGTATAAAGAATCACCATGGACCCCCAAGGACTCTACACCAGAGGTCATCCGTATTTCATCAAGGATCTGATAGTTTTCGATATTTGCGTATTCAATTACACTTTTTTCGAGCCAGAAAAAAGCAGAACGCGCGGTGTCAAAAACAGCATCTAACATGACCATAAAAGGCGAAATTTCATCTACTAACACAAGGTCATCTTCCTGGTTAAGGGAAGTTGTGTAGATGTCTCCGTTTTTTGTGATCAGGTGATCCCCGAGCGGACTTATATAAAATTTCTCAAACATGGGTTCAAAGCCGCTATGAAAAGGGGATCTCCAGTGATCCGTGATTACCCCGCTTTCGAGCGACCAGTGTTGAATCGCGGTAGTTTGATCGGCTCCGTAGATAATGGACTGAGAAGGGTGCAACTTGATGCTTGAACGTCTGGGGCTTTCAGAACGACTCACCTCAACCCCATCACTCGCGCTGTAGCTACGGAGATAGCTAGGAGATGACGAACCGGTAGTAGCATAAATGTGGCCATCATCAGTTGCTAATAGATCATACGGATTCTCATTGATACCGTACTGATGTGTTTTGATTACTTCATTCAAATCAAACGCAGCAATGTAGCCTTTTACATCGCTTGAATCTCCTGGTAGTGGATTACCATCTTCCGTATGCAATGCCACATAAAGCATGCTGCCATCCGGGGTAATCGTGATAGGGCCGGGTAACAACTCAAAATCAAAAAACTTTTCTATCAGTCCGGTGGCGAGGTTTATCTGATAGAACTGTTTGTTCGCTTCAGAGGTAACGTACATATGGGGTTTTACAGCATCGAATGCAACGTCTGTAAAAGCAAACGAAAACGCATGGGGCGTATTTGGGGTCGTGGGCACCATGCCGGAATCAGGCACAACAGGTTGTGCATAGGCAGACGCAAGTCCGCCAAATAAAAAGCAGACCGCCCCGAGGAGACATCGAAGTTTGTTCATTGACAGGTATACGTTGAGCAGGAGAATTAATCCCTGATGGATAGGCGATTAAGATGCGCTGAGTAGAAATTTATCAGCTTAGAAGAAACGAGCCAGGAAGCCCTATTTTAACACAAAACTGCTTCTTTTTAATGGAGATATGGATACGCGCGTATAAGTTTTCCTTTTCGCTAAAAGCCATGATTGTGGGGATAATCCCTCCTTCAACTAGGAAAAACGCTGCTACAGCATGCCTGCATGGACCTGTTATTTCGCTGCGTCCGAACGTATGCAAAATTGGGGTACCTGGTAACAAGGCATAGAAAGGAATTTTTGTCAGGCGGAGAGCAAGGTGTCAGGTAGCAACCAGATGCGCGCCGCCGGCTTCGCATTAACCCAGGTTGCCCTAGATACTCGCCAACCCGCGCTGCTCTGATGACTTGGCCTGCAGCAGGCTGTTGATACGCTGGGTGATGTGGCCGGCTTCAATCACTTCGATCTGCCGCTCTTTTTTGCCGCGGGCTTTTACTGTAATGTTGCCATCAATTGTGTACTGCACGACCATTTCGGTAACGCCGTTGCGACGCAGCACCTGGCGGGTTTGGCCAAGTGGGTCTTTGTAGACCATGAGCATGTAGTTGTTGTATGCGTTGTGCTCAACAACAACCAGGTCTTCTGTTTCATAGGTCTCTAGCACGGACGTAGCGCCGGCACAGCCGCTGGCCAAACAAACGAGAAGCAAAATCAAGATACGCATACGGTTCTGGGTCTGACAGATGAATACGCGGGGGATGACCAGCAAAGGCCCTATTGTAATCATCGGTGAAGTAAGATGACCCTTAACAGGAAATCTACTTTTTCCAAAACGCCGGCGAGAATAATAACACAGTAAAAATCTCCTACCGCACAGCCCTCATCAACATGGATCACTTTTCATCGTCAACAAGCGGAAGACGGATCCAGAACGTTGTACCAACATTCTCTTCGGTTTCAAATCCTATTTCACCGTGGAGGTCTTCGATGCCTTTTTTCACAATGGCGAGCCCAAGTCCGGTGCCACTTGTTTTGGAAGAGAAGTTGGGTTCGAAAATCCGGTCGCGTACATCAGCAGCAATGCCGCTGCCTTCATCAGCAATCGCGCTGTAGGCCCATACCTGGTCGTTGCCCTCCCCGTTCAACA
Protein-coding regions in this window:
- the hemB gene encoding porphobilinogen synthase; amino-acid sequence: MSPFAPYHRPRRLRRSANMRRLARETRLSTDNLVAPLFVVPGEGVKQPIDAMPGQYRMSIDVVVEEALTLHKLGIPAVALFPSIPDALKDATGSESLNPQGLFPQAIDAVKQAAPDLLVITDVALDPYSSDGHDGVVRQGIIKNDETLEILANMAVVQADAGADIIAPSDMMDGRVAAIREALDDADHSDIAILAYTAKYASAFYGPFREALDSAPKSAGDVPAHKKTYQMDPANSREAVREALLDLEEGADMVMVKPALNYLDVIYQLREVADVPVAAYHVSGEYAMIKAAAQAGWLDEKEAILESTTAIRRAGADVILTYFAKDLAQWL
- a CDS encoding T9SS type A sorting domain-containing protein, giving the protein MNKLRCLLGAVCFLFGGLASAYAQPVVPDSGMVPTTPNTPHAFSFAFTDVAFDAVKPHMYVTSEANKQFYQINLATGLIEKFFDFELLPGPITITPDGSMLYVALHTEDGNPLPGDSSDVKGYIAAFDLNEVIKTHQYGINENPYDLLATDDGHIYATTGSSSPSYLRSYSASDGVEVSRSESPRRSSIKLHPSQSIIYGADQTTAIQHWSLESGVITDHWRSPFHSGFEPMFEKFYISPLGDHLITKNGDIYTTSLNQEDDLVLVDEISPFMVMLDAVFDTARSAFFWLEKSVIEYANIENYQILDEIRMTSGVESLGVHGDSLYVVRDTFTGMTEVFRYLNPMLGAENSTSPTAAFSVSPESGLTTTTFTFDASTSIDAETPAAELLVRWDWNSDGLIDTDYTTEKVATNFFSLEGAYDITLEVRDAYGFTTTATRTLNITFGEDAGAAEVTEHKPFQYPLEFTDIVFDPVRPYGYISAGSEKKIYFTHLGTGLIEKEFVFEFFPDALFQTLDGTKLYALLLTHRRSASLTNGETRTGIIAEFDLDRQVKTNQYAIDMDPFDLVVSSEGYLYVSASDDQSNESTRRFDVTNGTFIDEIDIGEDKYLDLHPDENRIYATDRYTPFDGEILQLGLTNGEITSRWGMLYDQNIELGGRSFISPKGDKLVTSRGLVLTSSPNEPEDLQFINKLASRGFSHAAFDTLSSVLFMASGPSVYAYDLEQYSEIDVLPAAAVVEYVGLHGDSVYVAMQDTRALAVIQRYLHPLIEPVDTDIETSTIDIPDQHNLYANYPNPFNQSTTLKFGLRNPSQVVIKIYNVMGREVDTLVDTHMGAGHHAYKWTPDNLSAGVYFARMTAGNEFTKIVRLMYVK